In Dendrosporobacter quercicolus, a single genomic region encodes these proteins:
- a CDS encoding YkvA family protein, producing the protein MSGFVHRLPLWLKALKDDAIVLYYAWKHPQTPAYIKGLMLAVLVYVFSPIDVIPDYLLFLGITDDALLLPTAVIYLSRLLPDAVRAECYSSSLRWRNRLPWLLGLLVVALIGWLTLCLLGIAYLVAK; encoded by the coding sequence ATGAGCGGCTTTGTCCACCGGCTGCCCCTTTGGCTGAAAGCGCTGAAGGATGATGCCATCGTTTTATATTATGCCTGGAAACATCCCCAAACGCCTGCTTATATCAAGGGTTTGATGCTGGCGGTGCTGGTGTATGTGTTCAGCCCAATTGATGTGATACCGGATTATCTGCTGTTTTTGGGCATCACAGATGATGCGCTTTTACTGCCAACCGCCGTCATCTATCTGAGCAGGCTGCTGCCTGACGCCGTTAGAGCGGAATGCTACAGCAGCAGTCTACGCTGGCGCAACCGTCTGCCCTGGCTGCTGGGGCTGCTGGTCGTAGCGCTGATCGGCTGGCTGACGCTTTGTTTGCTGGGAATAGCCTATTTGGTGGCTAAATAA
- a CDS encoding DNA topoisomerase 3 — translation MRLYIAEKPSMGAEIAKCLPGPLSRRDGYITTGAGVVTWGFGHILRQAEPGEYDEKYMKWRMEDLPIIPAEWKLLIAESCRKQFGIIQQLIGQATEIVHAGDPDREGQLLIDEVLDYIKNDKPVRRILLNALDEKSIKKAIASLRDNQDFFHLKQSALARARADWLIGMNLSRAYTLAAQRAGHRTTLPVGRVKTPTLALVVRRERELADFKPVDYYVIKAEFQHDNGRFTATWKPRDEQAGLDSEGRLIDQAIAAQLLAHLDAADRQGEIAYCQTTEKKEPQRLPLSLSALQVLAGRKFNYDPQTVLDTAQKLYERKLTSYPRSDCDFLPESQHGEAAVILTNLQTGGQADLAAWSAKAQPKLKSRAWNDKKITAHHAIIPTQEKCNPAVLNETERNIYFLIAQAYIAQFYPVHIYQQTKIEVHYAAEAFAVSGRIILEAGWKEVYGVDAEEKKEEDSGALPVMRKGDAACYIGAAADKKATRPPSRFTASTLLAAMKEIHKYVKNPDLKKQLKDVSGIGTEATRATIINELIARGFLQEEKKKKYLLPQPSAYLLIDALPDEMTYPDSTARWESILHSMAGGGESLEAFIQQQTQFTVRLCQNALELRIPLQGEHPCPQCGKGVLQLRTGRNGKFWGCSGYPQCRAAYDDEDGRPKKPDHICPRCKKGELKSMNGKNGRFWGCTKFPACRATYNDKDNQPDIPENLRQVN, via the coding sequence ATGAGGTTGTATATTGCCGAAAAACCCAGTATGGGTGCTGAAATTGCCAAATGCCTGCCCGGGCCGCTTAGCCGCCGGGATGGTTATATTACTACCGGCGCCGGTGTGGTTACCTGGGGCTTTGGGCATATTCTCCGCCAGGCTGAGCCGGGCGAGTATGATGAAAAATATATGAAGTGGCGGATGGAAGACCTGCCGATTATTCCGGCGGAGTGGAAGCTGCTGATTGCCGAGTCCTGCCGTAAGCAATTTGGCATTATTCAACAGCTGATTGGCCAGGCAACGGAAATTGTCCATGCCGGCGATCCGGATCGCGAAGGCCAGCTGCTGATTGACGAAGTGCTGGACTATATAAAAAATGATAAGCCGGTGCGCCGGATTCTGCTGAATGCGCTTGATGAAAAAAGCATCAAAAAGGCGATTGCCAGCCTGCGCGACAATCAGGACTTTTTTCATTTGAAGCAATCCGCTCTGGCCAGGGCGCGGGCCGACTGGTTAATTGGGATGAATCTTTCCCGGGCTTATACGCTGGCGGCGCAGCGGGCGGGTCACCGGACAACCCTGCCGGTAGGGCGGGTTAAGACGCCGACGCTGGCGCTGGTGGTCAGGCGGGAACGTGAACTGGCGGATTTTAAGCCTGTTGATTATTATGTCATTAAAGCTGAATTTCAGCATGACAACGGGCGGTTTACGGCTACCTGGAAACCGCGGGATGAGCAGGCCGGACTGGATTCGGAAGGTCGGCTGATTGATCAGGCAATTGCCGCCCAATTGCTGGCGCATTTGGATGCAGCCGACCGGCAGGGAGAAATTGCTTACTGTCAAACCACCGAAAAAAAAGAACCGCAGCGTTTGCCGCTTTCCTTGTCGGCCCTGCAGGTGCTGGCAGGCAGGAAATTTAATTATGACCCCCAGACTGTCCTGGATACCGCCCAAAAGCTGTATGAACGCAAATTAACCAGCTATCCCCGGTCTGATTGTGATTTCTTGCCGGAATCGCAGCACGGGGAGGCGGCAGTTATCCTAACTAACCTGCAGACCGGCGGCCAGGCTGATTTGGCGGCCTGGTCGGCTAAAGCGCAGCCGAAGTTAAAGAGCCGGGCCTGGAACGATAAAAAAATTACCGCCCATCATGCCATTATTCCAACCCAGGAAAAATGCAATCCGGCGGTCCTGAATGAAACGGAACGAAATATTTATTTTCTTATTGCCCAGGCTTATATTGCTCAGTTTTACCCTGTACATATTTATCAACAAACCAAGATCGAAGTACACTATGCGGCTGAAGCGTTTGCCGTCAGCGGCCGGATTATTCTGGAGGCGGGCTGGAAAGAGGTTTACGGTGTAGATGCCGAGGAGAAGAAGGAGGAGGACAGCGGCGCTCTGCCGGTCATGCGCAAAGGGGACGCTGCCTGCTATATTGGCGCCGCCGCTGATAAAAAAGCCACCAGGCCGCCGTCGCGCTTTACGGCCTCCACGTTGTTGGCGGCAATGAAGGAAATCCATAAGTATGTAAAAAATCCCGACCTGAAGAAGCAATTGAAGGATGTCAGCGGTATTGGCACTGAAGCCACGCGGGCTACCATTATCAATGAGCTGATTGCCCGCGGTTTTTTGCAGGAAGAGAAAAAGAAAAAGTATTTGCTGCCGCAGCCGTCGGCGTATTTGTTAATTGACGCATTGCCGGATGAAATGACCTATCCTGATTCGACCGCCCGGTGGGAAAGCATCCTGCATAGCATGGCCGGCGGCGGCGAAAGCCTGGAAGCGTTTATTCAGCAGCAAACCCAGTTTACTGTCCGGCTGTGCCAAAATGCCCTGGAGCTGCGGATTCCGCTTCAGGGTGAACACCCGTGCCCGCAATGCGGCAAAGGCGTACTGCAGCTAAGAACAGGACGCAACGGCAAGTTTTGGGGCTGTTCGGGTTATCCGCAATGCCGGGCGGCTTACGATGATGAGGATGGACGGCCGAAAAAACCGGATCATATTTGCCCGCGGTGCAAAAAGGGCGAGTTGAAGTCAATGAATGGCAAGAACGGCCGGTTTTGGGGCTGTACTAAATTTCCGGCTTGCCGAGCAACCTATAATGATAAGGACAATCAACCGGATATACCGGAAAATCTCAGGCAAGTCAATTAA
- a CDS encoding DEAD/DEAH box helicase — protein sequence MSQSFSELGIGAPLTAALHKSGITVPTEIQARVIPLVLAGQDVLGQSATGTGKTLAYLLPLLQRIDCAKRELQAVILAPTYELAIQIQRQLEQLIQTAALNIVAAPMIGNVNIARQIEKLKEKPHIIVGSSGRILELIQKRKITAQTIKSIVLDEADRLLEDQNFRSVQAVIKTALRDRQLLLFSATVNAGTIERAKEFSAGFAVVRAIGETAAKPDIEHLYVVTEHRDKIEELRKLVHGLNMERGLVFVNKSDAIALTTAKLNYLGLTAAGLHGGSDKLDRKRALEDFRAGRVKLLVASDVAARGLDIAGIDYVVHLDVPDDPQLYLHRSGRTGRAGKHGVAVAIVARQEKWIVEKLEKSLKLKLKAKQISRGQVLDAGERPAGKHTSRTKPGQAAKHNKR from the coding sequence ATGAGCCAATCATTTAGCGAATTGGGAATAGGCGCGCCGCTGACGGCTGCTTTGCACAAATCAGGAATTACCGTTCCCACCGAAATACAAGCCCGGGTGATTCCCCTGGTATTGGCCGGGCAGGATGTCCTGGGGCAGTCGGCGACCGGCACCGGTAAAACGCTGGCTTACCTGCTGCCGCTGCTGCAGCGGATTGACTGCGCCAAGCGGGAACTGCAGGCGGTAATTCTGGCGCCAACCTATGAACTGGCCATTCAAATTCAGCGGCAGCTCGAACAGCTGATCCAAACTGCGGCGTTGAATATTGTTGCTGCGCCGATGATCGGCAATGTCAATATTGCCCGTCAAATAGAAAAACTGAAAGAAAAGCCGCATATTATTGTCGGTTCCAGCGGCCGGATTTTAGAGTTAATCCAAAAACGCAAAATAACGGCGCAAACGATCAAAAGCATTGTGCTGGATGAGGCTGACCGGCTGCTGGAGGATCAAAATTTTCGCAGCGTTCAGGCGGTAATCAAGACTGCGTTGCGGGACCGGCAGCTGTTGCTATTTTCGGCGACAGTGAATGCCGGGACCATTGAGCGGGCCAAAGAATTCAGCGCCGGCTTTGCTGTTGTCAGGGCAATTGGCGAAACAGCCGCCAAGCCGGATATCGAACACCTGTATGTGGTAACAGAACACCGGGATAAAATTGAGGAGCTGCGCAAGCTGGTGCACGGTTTAAACATGGAACGGGGGCTGGTTTTTGTTAATAAAAGCGATGCCATTGCGCTGACGACAGCAAAGCTCAATTATCTGGGCCTTACAGCAGCCGGGCTGCACGGTGGTTCGGACAAGCTTGACCGGAAGAGAGCGCTGGAGGATTTCCGCGCCGGGCGGGTTAAGCTGCTGGTAGCTTCTGATGTGGCGGCGCGTGGTCTGGATATCGCCGGGATCGATTATGTCGTTCATTTGGATGTGCCGGATGATCCGCAGCTTTATCTGCACCGCTCAGGACGGACCGGCCGGGCCGGTAAGCATGGCGTTGCGGTAGCCATCGTGGCCCGCCAGGAAAAATGGATTGTTGAAAAACTGGAAAAGAGCCTAAAGCTTAAGCTTAAGGCAAAGCAAATTTCCCGGGGGCAGGTACTGGATGCCGGGGAGCGCCCCGCCGGTAAGCATACAAGCCGTACCAAACCCGGTCAAGCGGCCAAACACAACAAGCGCTAG
- a CDS encoding lipase family protein produces MKRLLALSFSLLLVVMPVRGLAGPQEEYETAYKLYIAAGASAAAYHDRAGLLAARYLARDGWRIRHYIQPDGQSGARFVLAEKDLSDKRQLAVLAIVGTETAGDIKMNLQVEKVPFPGVTAGEADSAPAVIPPDSPKVHKGFHRFTQSGLAAILRDSGNLEDSAFLPDLLQIIKTHQLLITGHSLGGAAATLAAAGLISAGAAPEQLEVITFGAPAVGNAAFAQKYEPQLRLTRVVMRGDPVTGVLQTLVGGYKQFGREIIWSDPPGDNPHELLGYVDAAIRNYYDKRQAAGIAPLPPKTAASDTQRSAYIAPLQNNLPAAFQNDFRYMQEALWDEYRQILPESAFASGAADWKQEAAKLGYRWLIVPEVRAIRLQQAKNTYYVTLQQTIYDARTGNAVDTAIFSTATSQLTPLEAFIHSFRGLSVHTAEWL; encoded by the coding sequence ATGAAACGTTTATTAGCACTCAGCTTCAGCCTGCTTCTGGTGGTTATGCCTGTACGCGGCCTGGCGGGCCCTCAGGAAGAATACGAAACTGCCTATAAACTCTATATTGCCGCCGGAGCCAGCGCCGCTGCTTATCACGATCGGGCCGGACTGCTGGCTGCCCGCTATCTGGCGCGGGACGGCTGGCGCATTCGCCATTACATCCAGCCGGACGGGCAAAGCGGCGCACGGTTTGTACTGGCAGAGAAAGATTTAAGCGACAAGCGGCAATTAGCTGTGCTGGCCATTGTCGGCACTGAAACCGCCGGCGATATTAAAATGAACCTCCAGGTCGAAAAAGTCCCTTTCCCCGGCGTCACCGCCGGTGAAGCGGATTCGGCCCCGGCGGTCATTCCCCCTGACAGCCCCAAAGTACATAAAGGCTTCCACCGCTTTACGCAGAGTGGCCTGGCGGCGATTTTGCGCGATTCCGGCAATTTGGAAGACTCAGCCTTTCTCCCCGATCTGCTGCAAATCATCAAAACACATCAGCTGCTGATCACCGGCCATAGTTTAGGAGGAGCGGCGGCGACACTCGCCGCGGCCGGACTGATTAGCGCTGGTGCAGCGCCTGAGCAGTTAGAAGTCATCACCTTCGGCGCGCCGGCGGTCGGCAACGCCGCCTTTGCCCAAAAATACGAACCGCAGCTTCGGTTAACCCGGGTAGTCATGCGCGGTGATCCGGTAACCGGCGTTTTGCAAACCCTGGTAGGCGGCTACAAACAGTTCGGCCGGGAAATCATCTGGTCTGATCCGCCCGGCGATAATCCGCACGAGCTGCTGGGCTATGTTGATGCAGCAATTAGAAATTATTATGATAAGCGCCAGGCCGCCGGTATTGCTCCCCTCCCGCCTAAAACCGCCGCTTCGGACACGCAGCGCTCGGCTTATATTGCCCCGCTGCAAAATAATCTGCCGGCGGCATTTCAGAACGACTTCCGGTATATGCAGGAAGCGCTGTGGGACGAATACCGCCAAATACTGCCCGAATCCGCTTTTGCCTCCGGAGCAGCGGACTGGAAACAAGAGGCGGCAAAGCTGGGCTACCGTTGGCTAATTGTTCCGGAAGTCCGCGCCATCCGCCTTCAACAAGCAAAGAATACCTATTACGTCACGCTACAGCAAACAATCTATGACGCCCGCACCGGCAACGCCGTTGACACCGCTATATTTTCCACCGCAACTTCTCAGCTCACTCCGCTGGAAGCTTTTATCCATTCGTTCAGAGGCCTTAGCGTTCACACCGCTGAATGGCTGTAA
- a CDS encoding amino acid permease — protein sequence MDKNMQGLSAWQLVMLALGTVIGGSFFLGSAVAIKAAGPAVLIAYLLAGGLVFVILYALSEMTVADAAPGSFRTFAERAFGPAAGFVVGWVYWTGLVLAMSSEATAVAIFLQNWFPAMSLGLMGAFIIAVVTLFNLLGADKLSKLESGLAIIKLLAIVGFIVTGLALIAGLMPGTPAIGSGVLFSQPLLPGGLGGIAGSMLIVMFTYAGFEIIGLAASEADNPHTTIPRAIRYTVFGLLGLYVTAVAVLLPLTPTAALGGEQSPLVTALARWGLGWAGAIVNIVLVTAILSTMLAAMFGLGRMLRSLADEGHAPEWIKDRGDIPRRGILFSGAAMLTGLGLAFLLPEQVYLFLVSAGGFSLLASYAVILVTHYKYRQSCGCPPTGHCQLPGYPYTSWLAMAGCLAIIAGMPLIPGQGSGLAAGLVLVGFYISCYFVKKRLGEAVRENVQRLPGRSGLAGQTETSQELAPLKDGMAAAPAGKSRREDEARLDD from the coding sequence ATGGATAAAAATATGCAGGGACTGTCAGCCTGGCAACTGGTCATGCTGGCTTTAGGCACAGTAATCGGCGGATCTTTTTTTCTTGGTTCGGCGGTTGCAATCAAAGCAGCCGGGCCGGCGGTTTTGATTGCGTATTTGCTGGCTGGCGGGCTGGTTTTTGTCATTCTTTATGCTTTGTCGGAAATGACGGTGGCTGACGCTGCGCCGGGTTCGTTCCGAACGTTTGCCGAGCGGGCCTTTGGTCCTGCCGCGGGTTTTGTCGTTGGCTGGGTATATTGGACGGGGTTGGTGCTGGCGATGTCCAGCGAGGCGACCGCTGTAGCGATTTTTTTGCAAAACTGGTTTCCGGCAATGTCCCTAGGGCTAATGGGAGCGTTCATTATTGCCGTGGTTACCTTATTCAATTTGTTGGGGGCCGATAAGCTGAGCAAACTGGAAAGCGGCCTGGCAATCATTAAACTGCTGGCCATTGTTGGTTTTATTGTCACAGGACTGGCTTTGATTGCCGGGCTAATGCCAGGTACGCCGGCAATTGGCAGCGGAGTTTTATTCAGTCAGCCCTTGCTGCCGGGCGGGCTGGGAGGGATTGCCGGCAGTATGCTGATTGTTATGTTTACTTATGCCGGATTTGAAATTATTGGCCTGGCGGCTTCAGAGGCCGACAATCCCCATACGACAATACCGCGTGCTATTCGCTATACCGTTTTTGGACTTCTGGGACTGTATGTAACAGCGGTTGCGGTATTGCTGCCTCTGACGCCGACCGCTGCTTTAGGCGGTGAACAAAGTCCTCTGGTTACGGCGCTGGCCCGGTGGGGGCTGGGCTGGGCGGGCGCTATTGTCAATATTGTGCTGGTCACGGCAATCCTTTCCACTATGCTGGCGGCCATGTTCGGGCTGGGCCGGATGCTCAGATCGCTGGCGGATGAGGGGCATGCGCCGGAGTGGATCAAAGACCGGGGGGATATTCCCCGACGCGGTATTTTGTTTTCGGGAGCTGCTATGCTCACCGGTCTGGGGTTGGCGTTTCTGCTGCCGGAGCAGGTTTATCTGTTTTTGGTGAGCGCCGGCGGGTTTTCCTTGCTGGCGTCTTACGCCGTCATTCTGGTCACACACTATAAATACCGGCAGTCCTGCGGCTGTCCGCCGACCGGCCATTGTCAGCTGCCGGGCTATCCTTATACCTCCTGGCTGGCGATGGCCGGCTGCTTGGCAATTATCGCCGGTATGCCGCTGATTCCCGGGCAGGGATCAGGCTTAGCCGCCGGATTGGTTTTGGTGGGGTTTTATATATCCTGCTATTTTGTAAAAAAACGGTTAGGCGAAGCTGTCCGGGAGAATGTACAGCGCCTGCCCGGACGTTCCGGTCTGGCCGGACAGACGGAAACCTCTCAGGAACTGGCGCCGCTAAAGGATGGAATGGCCGCCGCGCCCGCCGGTAAGTCCCGGCGGGAGGATGAAGCCAGGCTTGATGATTGA
- a CDS encoding ABC-F family ATP-binding cassette domain-containing protein, with translation MNVLSVENLQKTYGERVLLDNVSFGIDDADKIGLIGINGTGKSTFLRIIAGQEQADAGNIIKGNGVRIEFLPQNPEFDAGETVLEQVFRGNSPVMQTLRAYERALAQSNNCPGNGEYQQKLIDLSQQMDALSAWQLENDVKTILTRLGLDRFDAMIDRMSGGQRKRVALARALIHPSDLLILDEPTNHLDHESVEWLEQYLHKRKGALLMVTHDRYFLDRVANRMLELEQGALYSYTGNYGKFLELKAEREERREASENKRRNLLRNELAWIRRGAQARSTKQKARIDRFEQLSAMKPHNKDGRLEIAAGTSRLGRKIIELSNIGHRFDGQAVVNDFSYTILKRDRVGIVGPNGSGKSTLLNIIAGRLKPDSGQLDTGQTVRIGYFSQQDSGMDHDMRVIDYIKAEANHLTIADGSVITAAQMLELFLFPPALQWAPIGKLSGGERRRLFLLKILIAAPNVLLLDEPTNDLDIQTLTVLEDYLDGFPGALIVVSHDRYFLDRLVDKIFVFKGQGDITQHNGGYSEYRDFSRLAAGDGEGSAPAAESAVKPKPKHTAPRRPKFTFAEQREYQQIEEVIAGVEQELSNVLAQIELAGSDFELLQELAAAQKTLELKLEELLERWTYLNELAERIGE, from the coding sequence ATGAATGTATTGTCAGTTGAAAATTTACAAAAAACCTATGGAGAAAGAGTTTTGCTGGACAACGTGTCTTTTGGCATTGACGATGCAGATAAAATTGGCCTGATTGGCATTAATGGCACGGGAAAGTCGACGTTTTTGCGGATCATCGCCGGCCAGGAGCAGGCTGACGCCGGTAACATCATAAAAGGTAACGGCGTGCGGATTGAGTTTTTGCCGCAAAATCCGGAGTTTGACGCCGGGGAAACGGTTCTGGAACAGGTATTCCGCGGCAATTCGCCGGTGATGCAGACCTTGCGCGCCTATGAGCGGGCTTTGGCGCAAAGCAACAATTGTCCGGGCAATGGCGAGTATCAGCAGAAACTGATTGATTTAAGTCAGCAAATGGATGCTTTGTCCGCCTGGCAGCTGGAAAATGACGTTAAGACGATTCTTACCAGATTAGGGCTTGACCGCTTTGATGCGATGATTGACCGGATGTCAGGCGGTCAGCGTAAACGGGTGGCGCTGGCCAGAGCCTTAATTCATCCATCCGATTTGTTAATCCTGGATGAACCGACCAATCATCTTGATCATGAATCGGTCGAATGGCTGGAACAATATTTGCATAAACGCAAAGGCGCACTGCTGATGGTTACTCATGACCGTTATTTTCTCGACCGGGTGGCAAACCGGATGCTGGAACTGGAACAGGGTGCGTTATACAGTTACACTGGGAATTATGGTAAGTTTTTGGAGCTTAAAGCCGAACGGGAGGAGCGGCGCGAGGCCAGTGAAAACAAACGGCGAAATTTGCTGCGCAATGAACTGGCCTGGATCAGACGGGGGGCTCAGGCGCGCAGTACCAAACAAAAGGCGCGGATTGACCGGTTTGAGCAGCTTAGTGCGATGAAACCGCACAACAAAGACGGCCGGCTGGAGATCGCAGCCGGTACCAGCAGACTGGGGCGTAAAATTATTGAGCTTAGCAATATTGGCCACCGGTTTGACGGGCAGGCGGTAGTCAATGATTTTAGCTATACAATTTTGAAAAGGGACCGGGTTGGTATTGTCGGCCCAAATGGCAGCGGCAAGTCAACGCTGCTGAATATCATCGCCGGCCGGCTAAAACCGGATAGCGGTCAGCTTGATACCGGCCAGACGGTAAGAATCGGTTATTTTTCGCAGCAGGACAGCGGCATGGATCATGATATGCGGGTGATTGACTATATTAAAGCCGAAGCCAATCATTTAACCATCGCTGACGGCAGCGTGATTACGGCGGCGCAAATGCTGGAGCTGTTTTTGTTTCCTCCCGCTTTGCAATGGGCGCCTATTGGCAAATTATCAGGCGGCGAGCGCCGCCGGCTGTTTTTATTGAAGATCCTGATCGCCGCTCCCAATGTTTTGCTGCTGGATGAACCGACCAATGATCTGGATATTCAGACGTTGACTGTATTAGAGGATTACCTCGATGGTTTTCCCGGGGCGCTGATCGTGGTATCACATGACAGGTATTTCCTGGACCGGCTGGTTGACAAAATTTTTGTCTTTAAAGGCCAGGGCGATATTACCCAGCATAACGGCGGTTACTCCGAATATCGGGACTTCAGCCGGCTTGCCGCCGGAGACGGTGAAGGAAGCGCGCCGGCGGCCGAATCTGCCGTTAAGCCTAAACCAAAACATACGGCGCCCCGGCGGCCGAAATTTACCTTTGCTGAACAGCGGGAGTATCAGCAAATTGAAGAGGTTATTGCCGGAGTGGAACAAGAGCTTAGCAATGTTCTGGCTCAAATTGAACTGGCCGGCAGTGATTTTGAACTGCTGCAGGAGCTGGCTGCAGCACAAAAGACTTTGGAGCTTAAACTGGAAGAACTATTGGAACGATGGACTTATTTAAATGAGCTGGCCGAACGGATCGGGGAATAA
- the dapB gene encoding 4-hydroxy-tetrahydrodipicolinate reductase: MMKIALVGLGRTGETVARYLLQQGVLSMVLCRPNSLKIDKDLGNILNMADTGIIVEPTDHLEERLFYRKPDVIIDFSCHSFLRDNIHLLAKCGVNVVTAVTSYETAELNKIKRVADRGGIGVVMAPNITYGVNILMLMAEIAAELMNDYDFEIFEEHHKFKKDQPSGTAKKIADRIRDNSLLYKEIPTHAVRAGGIVGKHKVLISGEFDQIEISHESYSRVAFAQGAYKAAQFINGKTGFYEMNDIFEYERNQRRQRVQELKSEQSREELDLA, translated from the coding sequence ATGATGAAAATAGCACTTGTGGGGTTAGGACGCACCGGTGAAACTGTTGCCAGATATTTGTTGCAACAGGGTGTGTTAAGCATGGTATTGTGCCGTCCCAATAGTTTGAAAATCGATAAGGATTTGGGCAATATTCTTAATATGGCCGATACCGGAATCATTGTTGAACCAACCGATCATTTGGAGGAACGGCTTTTTTACCGTAAGCCTGATGTGATTATTGATTTTTCCTGCCACAGTTTTTTGCGGGATAATATCCATTTGCTCGCCAAATGCGGCGTGAATGTGGTTACTGCGGTGACCAGTTATGAAACGGCTGAGCTTAATAAGATCAAACGGGTGGCCGATAGAGGCGGTATTGGCGTTGTTATGGCGCCCAATATTACATATGGCGTTAATATTCTCATGCTGATGGCGGAGATTGCGGCTGAGCTTATGAATGATTATGATTTTGAGATATTTGAAGAACACCATAAATTTAAAAAAGATCAACCGTCCGGTACGGCCAAGAAGATTGCCGATCGAATCAGGGACAACAGTTTGCTGTATAAGGAAATTCCCACACACGCCGTCAGGGCTGGCGGAATTGTCGGCAAGCATAAAGTATTGATCAGCGGTGAATTTGATCAAATTGAAATCTCTCATGAATCCTATTCACGGGTTGCTTTTGCACAAGGCGCTTACAAGGCCGCTCAATTTATCAACGGCAAGACCGGATTTTATGAAATGAACGATATCTTCGAATATGAAAGAAATCAGCGGCGGCAAAGAGTACAGGAACTAAAATCGGAACAAAGCCGGGAGGAACTTGATCTGGCGTAA
- a CDS encoding TrkA C-terminal domain-containing protein → MAAMYLSIATDIAQRIINDEFAIGSRIAGRTLLASHYNVSSETIRKAVALLKDANVVNVSQGKEITVLSVEEAYRFIDHHKSMQSVYSLRQELEILLEKKNEIDKRLENVLNDIIGYSDRLKNLNPYNPIEVKIPANSHLVGRTIADIKLWQHTGATVVAIRRDTDIIISPGPLAVIEADDRLVIVGNAEVLQRSTDFAHKTSLQSEPISLN, encoded by the coding sequence ATGGCGGCAATGTATCTTTCTATAGCAACTGATATTGCTCAGCGCATTATTAATGACGAGTTCGCTATTGGCAGCCGGATCGCCGGCCGGACTTTACTGGCCAGTCATTATAATGTGTCTTCAGAGACAATCAGAAAGGCAGTTGCGTTATTAAAAGATGCGAATGTGGTTAATGTATCACAAGGCAAGGAAATTACGGTATTGTCGGTGGAAGAAGCCTACCGGTTTATTGATCATCACAAAAGTATGCAATCGGTCTATTCCCTGCGGCAGGAGCTGGAAATCCTGCTGGAAAAAAAGAATGAAATTGATAAACGGCTGGAAAACGTTCTTAATGATATTATCGGCTATTCGGACCGGTTGAAGAACCTGAATCCCTACAATCCGATTGAAGTAAAGATTCCGGCAAATTCGCATTTAGTCGGCAGGACCATCGCCGACATCAAGCTATGGCAGCATACCGGGGCCACTGTTGTTGCTATTCGCCGTGATACCGATATCATTATTTCCCCGGGACCGCTGGCGGTTATTGAGGCTGACGACAGACTGGTAATTGTCGGTAATGCCGAGGTTCTACAGCGGTCAACCGATTTTGCCCATAAAACCAGTTTGCAATCGGAACCGATCAGTTTAAACTGA
- a CDS encoding VOC family protein — MKFKFAHNNFNVLNLQKSLAFYRDALGLVETRRKEKPDFTLVFLGDGQTGHRLELTWLKDRTEPYNLGDNEFHLAFTVEDFDQAYELHKGMNCICYENKDMGIYFISDPDGYWLEIVPANR; from the coding sequence ATGAAATTTAAATTTGCTCATAACAATTTTAATGTACTGAATTTACAAAAAAGCCTCGCTTTTTATCGTGACGCACTGGGTTTGGTGGAAACACGGCGCAAGGAAAAGCCTGATTTCACCCTGGTTTTTTTAGGTGACGGGCAGACCGGGCATCGGCTCGAGCTGACCTGGCTAAAGGACAGAACCGAACCTTACAATCTGGGCGACAATGAATTTCATCTGGCCTTTACGGTCGAGGATTTTGACCAAGCTTATGAATTACATAAAGGTATGAACTGTATTTGCTACGAGAACAAGGATATGGGAATTTATTTTATCTCTGATCCTGACGGTTATTGGCTGGAGATTGTTCCCGCCAATCGTTAA